The following are encoded together in the Streptomyces flavofungini genome:
- a CDS encoding C40 family peptidase, with amino-acid sequence MASHRRPKQPGRARVTVLTATAAAAVALTSQAANAAPNEKPSKDEVKSKVDKLYEEAEKATEKYNGAKEKQQKLEKQVDTLQDKVARGQDDLNELRSGLGSLASAQYRSGGIDPSLQLFLSSDPDNYLDKASALDQLSSKQAEALKKIQSKQRTLAQQRKEAADKLGDLATTRAELGKKKKEVQGKLGEAQRLLNSLSAAERAALKAKEDRASRDSERQALDKPDSKGGAPAKGSGRAASAYAAAQSKIGSPYVYGATGPSSFDCSGLTSWAYAQAGMDIPRTSQAQANYGTRIASQSDLRVGDLVIFYGDLHHVGFYAGNGQVLHAPRTGTVVRYESINNMPFQFGVRI; translated from the coding sequence GTGGCGTCACACCGTCGACCCAAGCAGCCGGGCCGTGCCCGTGTGACCGTGCTGACCGCGACCGCCGCCGCGGCCGTCGCGCTCACCTCGCAGGCAGCGAACGCCGCGCCGAACGAGAAGCCGAGCAAGGACGAGGTCAAGTCCAAGGTCGACAAGCTCTACGAAGAGGCCGAGAAGGCGACCGAGAAGTACAACGGCGCCAAGGAGAAGCAGCAGAAGCTGGAGAAGCAGGTCGACACCCTGCAGGACAAGGTCGCCCGCGGTCAGGACGACCTCAACGAGCTGCGCAGCGGCCTCGGTTCGCTCGCCAGCGCCCAGTACCGCTCCGGCGGCATCGACCCCTCCCTGCAGCTGTTCCTCTCCTCCGACCCGGACAACTACCTCGACAAGGCCTCCGCGCTCGACCAGCTCAGCAGCAAGCAGGCCGAGGCCCTGAAGAAGATCCAGAGCAAGCAGCGCACCCTCGCGCAGCAGCGCAAGGAAGCCGCGGACAAGCTCGGCGACCTCGCCACCACGCGCGCCGAACTCGGCAAGAAGAAGAAGGAGGTGCAGGGCAAGCTCGGTGAGGCGCAGCGCCTCCTGAACTCCCTGTCCGCCGCCGAGCGCGCCGCCCTCAAGGCCAAGGAGGACCGGGCCTCGCGCGACTCCGAGCGCCAGGCCCTCGACAAGCCCGACTCCAAGGGCGGCGCCCCCGCCAAGGGTTCGGGCCGTGCCGCGTCCGCGTACGCCGCCGCGCAGAGCAAGATCGGCTCGCCCTACGTCTACGGCGCGACCGGTCCTTCCTCCTTCGACTGCTCCGGCCTCACCTCCTGGGCCTACGCCCAGGCTGGCATGGACATCCCGCGCACCTCGCAGGCGCAGGCCAACTACGGCACGCGCATCGCCTCGCAGAGCGACCTGCGCGTCGGCGACCTCGTCATCTTCTACGGCGACCTGCACCACGTCGGCTTCTACGCGGGCAACGGCCAGGTCCTGCACGCGCCGCGCACCGGCACCGTGGTCCGCTACGAGTCGATCAACAACATGCCGTTCCAGTTCGGCGTCCGCATCTGA
- a CDS encoding NYN domain-containing protein produces the protein MVESAGGTPEDGAAEVLDRPLPDGVRRAVVQIVSDGFGGLTVAELPAQLRQYARFTPSRRVKFAANAMAAALESDPLFRQRIGERLREAQPELAEALDAGTPPPAADPLDVAAAAYVLRPLGWVKLVTAAGEEAQRADAERADEETRAELERLRAELAAARAHTKAETERLRAELDAARRETDATHRKLRGALSDIKRGEAALRKAAAEADAARAEGQAQLSAAESEARRLKARLGEAEAALEATRRAAREGRSVEDMRVRLLLDTVLEAAQGLRRELALPPVSVRPAETVDADEPGRMTPKDIAARALSENDPAILDQLLALPQAHLVVDGYNVTKTGYPTMPLEKQRLRLLGSLSQLALQSGAEVTCVFDGAELAAPVLLAPPRGVRVLFSKAGVTADELIRQLVRAEPPGRPVIVVSTDREVADGIAKAGARPVASAVLLKRLSRG, from the coding sequence ATGGTGGAGAGCGCGGGCGGAACGCCGGAGGACGGCGCCGCTGAGGTGCTCGACCGTCCGCTGCCCGACGGCGTGCGGCGGGCGGTCGTGCAGATCGTGTCGGACGGCTTCGGCGGCCTCACGGTCGCGGAACTTCCGGCTCAGCTGCGTCAGTACGCGCGCTTCACCCCGAGCAGGCGGGTGAAGTTCGCGGCCAACGCCATGGCCGCGGCCCTGGAGAGCGACCCCCTGTTCCGCCAGCGCATCGGCGAACGCCTGCGCGAGGCGCAGCCCGAGCTCGCCGAGGCCCTGGACGCCGGCACGCCGCCGCCCGCCGCCGACCCGCTGGACGTCGCGGCCGCCGCCTACGTGCTGCGCCCGCTCGGCTGGGTGAAGCTGGTCACCGCCGCGGGCGAGGAGGCCCAGCGCGCGGACGCCGAGCGCGCCGACGAGGAGACCCGGGCCGAACTGGAGCGGCTGCGCGCCGAGCTGGCCGCCGCCCGCGCCCACACCAAGGCCGAGACCGAGCGCCTGCGCGCCGAGCTGGACGCGGCCAGACGCGAGACCGACGCCACCCACCGCAAGCTGCGCGGCGCGCTCAGCGACATCAAGCGCGGCGAGGCGGCACTGCGCAAGGCGGCCGCCGAGGCCGACGCCGCGCGCGCCGAGGGCCAGGCCCAGCTGTCCGCCGCCGAGAGCGAGGCGCGGCGCCTCAAGGCCCGCCTCGGTGAGGCCGAGGCGGCCCTGGAGGCCACCCGCAGGGCCGCGCGCGAGGGCCGCAGCGTGGAGGACATGCGGGTGCGGCTGCTGCTCGACACGGTCCTGGAGGCGGCCCAGGGGCTGCGCCGCGAGCTGGCCCTGCCGCCGGTCTCGGTGCGGCCCGCCGAGACCGTGGACGCCGACGAGCCCGGCCGGATGACGCCGAAGGACATCGCCGCCCGCGCGCTGTCCGAGAACGATCCCGCCATTCTCGACCAGTTGCTCGCCCTGCCGCAGGCGCATCTGGTCGTCGACGGTTACAACGTCACCAAGACCGGCTATCCCACGATGCCCCTGGAGAAGCAGCGGCTGCGGCTGCTCGGCTCCCTCTCCCAGCTCGCGCTGCAGAGCGGGGCCGAGGTGACCTGCGTCTTCGACGGCGCCGAGCTGGCCGCTCCGGTGCTGCTCGCGCCGCCGCGCGGGGTGCGGGTGCTCTTCTCCAAGGCCGGGGTGACGGCGGACGAGCTGATCCGGCAGCTGGTGCGCGCCGAACCGCCGGGGCGGCCCGTCATCGTGGTGTCGACCGACCGCGAGGTGGCCGACGGGATCGCCAAGGCGGGGGCGCGCCCGGTGGCGTCCGCGGTGCTCCTGAAGCGGCTTTCACGGGGCTGA